A genome region from Flavobacterium sp. includes the following:
- a CDS encoding bile acid:sodium symporter family protein gives MNKLFEVLKKAGFDGFLLMIATMILMAYFLPKPGMIKEPVSLEEIANAGVSLIFLFYGMRLSVEKLKAGLSNWKMHIVVQLTTFLFFPLIVLAFRPLFVNNGFELLWLGVFFLAALPSTVSSSVVMVSIAKGNIPAAIFNASISSLIGVVVTPLWVGLFIASATGDFDVSTIVIKLILQVLLPVIIGISLNSRFGSIAEKYKKQLKYFDQAVILTIIYTSFCKSFSEHLFEGFTAPELAGLAAGMMALFFAVFFCVGLLSRLLGFSDEDRITVLFCGSKKSLVHGTVMSKVLFQHSTITGIVLLPLMLYHALQLIAASIIAQGMARRKEV, from the coding sequence TTGAACAAATTATTTGAAGTATTAAAAAAAGCAGGTTTCGACGGTTTCCTGCTAATGATAGCCACAATGATTCTGATGGCTTATTTTTTGCCGAAACCAGGCATGATCAAAGAACCCGTTTCATTGGAGGAAATTGCGAATGCTGGCGTTTCCCTGATTTTCTTATTTTATGGCATGCGGTTGAGTGTTGAGAAACTAAAAGCCGGACTTTCTAACTGGAAAATGCACATTGTCGTTCAGTTGACCACCTTTTTATTTTTTCCGCTTATTGTTTTGGCATTTCGCCCGTTGTTTGTCAATAACGGCTTTGAGTTGCTTTGGCTGGGTGTATTTTTTCTGGCAGCTTTACCGTCTACAGTATCCTCTTCTGTAGTCATGGTTTCTATCGCTAAGGGAAACATTCCTGCTGCCATTTTCAATGCGAGTATTTCCAGTTTGATCGGAGTAGTGGTTACGCCGCTTTGGGTTGGGCTGTTTATAGCTTCTGCAACGGGCGATTTTGATGTCAGTACTATCGTCATAAAGTTGATTCTTCAAGTTTTGCTTCCTGTCATTATTGGTATCAGCCTCAACTCCCGTTTTGGTTCCATTGCCGAAAAATACAAAAAACAGCTCAAATATTTCGATCAGGCAGTTATTCTAACGATTATTTACACGTCGTTTTGCAAGTCATTTTCTGAACATCTTTTTGAAGGCTTCACCGCCCCTGAACTTGCCGGACTCGCTGCAGGAATGATGGCCTTATTTTTTGCTGTATTCTTTTGTGTCGGACTACTCAGCCGCCTGCTTGGCTTTTCAGATGAAGACCGTATTACAGTCTTATTCTGCGGATCTAAAAAGTCATTGGTACACGGCACCGTCATGTCAAAAGTACTTTTTCAGCACAGTACCATTACCGGAATCGTATTGCTGCCATTAATGCTTTACCATGCCTTGCAGTTGATTGCCGCCAGCATCATTGCTCAGGGGATGGCTCGACGAAAAGAAGTCTAA
- a CDS encoding YceI family protein, translating into MKKIIIMPMILASFIVFSQEKIVTKSATITLEASVPSFQPVAGTNSNVTFVLNPVTGEVASLALMKGFEFEMALMEEHFNENYMETDKYPKAIFRGQIEGFDIKNLTEDYKDYTIKGKLEVHGKSKDINADAKITRSGSRITFISDFEVNASDFSIPIPSLIKYKLDNKVKVQIIAVLK; encoded by the coding sequence ATGAAGAAAATTATAATAATGCCAATGATATTGGCTTCTTTTATTGTTTTTTCGCAAGAGAAAATAGTAACTAAATCTGCAACAATAACTCTGGAAGCTTCGGTACCTTCTTTTCAGCCGGTTGCAGGAACTAACAGCAATGTAACTTTTGTTTTAAATCCCGTGACAGGAGAAGTAGCAAGTCTGGCTTTAATGAAAGGATTCGAATTTGAAATGGCTTTAATGGAAGAACATTTTAATGAAAATTACATGGAAACCGATAAGTATCCGAAAGCCATTTTTAGAGGACAAATTGAAGGTTTTGACATTAAAAATCTAACTGAAGATTATAAAGATTACACTATAAAAGGAAAATTAGAAGTGCATGGAAAATCTAAGGATATAAATGCCGATGCAAAAATTACAAGATCGGGCTCCCGAATTACTTTTATTTCTGATTTTGAAGTAAATGCAAGTGATTTTAGTATTCCAATTCCGTCGCTTATTAAATATAAACTGGATAATAAAGTCAAAGTTCAAATTATTGCAGTTTTAAAATAA
- a CDS encoding YceI family protein yields MISKSGKVTFEASVPSFEEVKAVNKNVTFVLNPATGEIASLALMKGFQFKVALMEEHFNENYIESDQYPKAVFKGKIDGFDLNSLTTDFKVFTIKGKLELHGKSKDIKATARIRKSANGITILSAFTVNASDFSIEIPSIVKDKVSNKINIQTDAVVN; encoded by the coding sequence ATGATTAGTAAATCAGGGAAAGTTACTTTTGAAGCTTCTGTTCCTTCTTTTGAAGAAGTCAAGGCAGTAAATAAGAATGTTACTTTTGTTTTGAATCCTGCAACAGGAGAAATTGCGAGTTTAGCCCTTATGAAAGGTTTTCAATTTAAGGTTGCTTTGATGGAGGAACACTTTAATGAAAATTATATTGAAAGTGACCAATATCCAAAAGCTGTATTTAAAGGAAAAATAGATGGTTTTGATCTTAACAGTCTAACTACTGATTTTAAAGTTTTTACCATAAAAGGAAAACTGGAACTTCACGGAAAATCCAAGGATATAAAAGCCACAGCAAGAATACGCAAATCTGCAAATGGCATTACTATTTTATCTGCTTTTACTGTAAATGCGAGTGATTTTAGTATTGAGATACCAAGTATTGTAAAAGACAAGGTTTCGAACAAAATAAATATTCAAACTGATGCGGTTGTAAATTGA
- a CDS encoding methionine synthase, with product MKKLLLPTSIVGSLPKPAWLAPPEKLWSPWKLEGEQLLEGKQDALRISLQEQQLAGLDIICDGEQTRQHFVTTFIEHLSGVDFENRKTVKIRNRYDASVPMVVDEVARQKAVFVEDAKFLRKQTNKPIKWALPGPLTMVDTLYDDHYKSREKLAWEFAKALNEEARELQDAGVDIIQFDEPAFNVFFDEVNDWGMAALERAIEGLHCQTAVHICYGYGIQANTDWKKTLGSEWRQYEEIFPKIQKSKIDIVSLECHNSHVPLDLMELVRGKKVMVGAIDVATNTIETPEEVADTLRKALEFVNAENLYPSTNCGMAPLSRSVASGKLNALSAGAEIIRKELGI from the coding sequence ATGAAGAAGTTATTATTACCAACCTCAATTGTTGGAAGTTTACCCAAACCTGCGTGGCTGGCACCACCTGAAAAACTTTGGTCGCCTTGGAAATTAGAAGGAGAGCAATTGCTTGAAGGAAAACAGGATGCGCTGCGCATTTCTCTGCAGGAACAACAATTGGCAGGTTTGGATATCATTTGTGACGGCGAGCAGACACGACAACATTTTGTAACTACTTTTATTGAGCATTTAAGCGGCGTAGATTTTGAAAATCGTAAAACAGTAAAAATCCGTAACCGTTATGACGCGAGTGTTCCTATGGTTGTAGATGAGGTTGCACGCCAGAAAGCAGTTTTTGTTGAAGACGCTAAATTTCTTCGTAAACAGACAAACAAACCTATAAAATGGGCATTGCCAGGTCCATTGACAATGGTAGATACCTTGTATGACGACCATTATAAAAGCCGTGAAAAATTGGCTTGGGAATTTGCAAAAGCACTCAATGAAGAAGCAAGAGAATTGCAGGATGCAGGAGTAGATATTATCCAGTTTGATGAACCTGCATTTAATGTGTTCTTTGATGAAGTAAACGATTGGGGAATGGCAGCATTAGAAAGAGCTATTGAAGGTTTACACTGCCAGACTGCGGTTCATATTTGTTACGGTTATGGAATACAGGCCAATACGGATTGGAAAAAGACATTAGGTTCTGAGTGGCGTCAATACGAGGAAATTTTTCCGAAAATTCAAAAATCTAAAATTGATATAGTGTCTTTAGAATGCCACAACTCCCATGTGCCTTTAGATTTAATGGAATTGGTTCGCGGCAAAAAAGTAATGGTAGGAGCCATTGATGTCGCAACCAATACTATCGAAACACCCGAAGAAGTAGCTGATACCCTGCGTAAAGCTCTTGAGTTTGTAAATGCTGAAAATCTTTACCCTTCTACAAACTGCGGTATGGCTCCGTTGTCTCGAAGCGTAGCCAGTGGCAAGTTAAATGCTTTAAGCGCAGGAGCAGAAATTATACGCAAAGAACTTGGGATTTAG
- a CDS encoding DUF5777 family beta-barrel protein — protein sequence MKNFILLLFLFPLLTFSQTDLLSGVETPSTKEKVTSAFKALKIVNLESTKLAAKGDLYFVVAHRFGSIKDGFEGFYGLDNANTQIKFIYGLTNGLNVSAARSEFAYDFATKYMLFPQIKDGFPVAIAGFNSLSINNTLKESLYPKLQFKDRLTYVAQLLISRKFSEKLSLEIVPSFFHQNFVEDIDQSNTQYAIGFGGRYKFAKRWSLNMDYAAHLNRAPNSLYKNPLSIGFDLETGGHVFQMHFTSSQAIDEAGYLGRTTGDWAKGDIFFGFNLARVF from the coding sequence ATGAAAAACTTTATTCTATTACTTTTTTTATTTCCGCTATTAACCTTCTCTCAAACCGATTTGCTGTCTGGAGTAGAAACTCCTTCTACAAAAGAAAAAGTGACATCTGCATTCAAAGCCTTAAAAATCGTTAATCTTGAGTCTACAAAATTGGCCGCAAAAGGCGATTTGTATTTTGTTGTTGCACACCGATTTGGTTCTATTAAAGATGGTTTTGAAGGTTTCTACGGATTGGATAATGCTAATACACAAATAAAATTCATTTACGGTTTAACAAATGGACTTAATGTAAGTGCCGCCCGAAGTGAATTTGCTTATGATTTTGCAACAAAATATATGTTGTTTCCTCAAATAAAAGATGGCTTTCCTGTTGCTATTGCCGGCTTTAATAGTTTGTCTATTAATAATACATTAAAAGAAAGTCTGTATCCGAAACTTCAATTTAAAGACAGGCTGACTTATGTTGCGCAGTTGTTAATTTCCAGAAAATTTTCTGAAAAGCTGTCTTTAGAAATTGTTCCGTCATTCTTTCATCAAAATTTTGTTGAAGATATAGATCAAAGCAATACTCAATATGCCATAGGATTTGGAGGTAGGTATAAATTTGCTAAGCGCTGGTCTTTAAATATGGATTATGCGGCGCATTTAAACAGAGCACCAAATTCACTTTATAAAAATCCGCTATCTATAGGTTTTGATTTAGAAACCGGCGGACATGTTTTTCAAATGCATTTTACCAGTTCACAAGCAATTGATGAAGCGGGATATCTTGGGAGAACTACTGGCGACTGGGCAAAAGGAGATATATTTTTTGGATTTAATCTTGCCAGAGTTTTCTAG
- a CDS encoding Lrp/AsnC family transcriptional regulator: MEQIDDIDLKLLNILHDNSKYTVKELAKMVNLSASPVFERIKRLENNGYIKKYIALLDAEKLNRGFIVFCNIKLKQHDRNIGNQFVNDIMKIEEVVECYNISGDYDFLMKVSAKDMKHYQDFVFNKLGSVESIGSTQSTFVMSEIKNMYG; this comes from the coding sequence ATGGAACAAATAGACGATATTGATCTTAAGTTATTAAATATATTACACGATAATTCTAAATACACTGTAAAAGAACTTGCTAAGATGGTAAATCTTTCAGCATCGCCTGTTTTTGAGCGGATTAAAAGATTAGAAAACAATGGTTATATTAAAAAATATATAGCCTTGTTAGATGCAGAAAAATTAAACAGAGGGTTTATTGTTTTTTGTAATATCAAATTGAAACAGCACGATCGTAATATTGGAAATCAGTTTGTTAACGATATTATGAAAATAGAAGAAGTTGTAGAATGTTATAATATCTCAGGAGATTATGATTTTTTAATGAAAGTTTCTGCCAAAGATATGAAGCATTATCAGGATTTTGTGTTTAATAAATTAGGATCAGTTGAAAGTATAGGGAGTACCCAAAGTACCTTTGTTATGTCGGAGATAAAAAATATGTATGGATAG
- a CDS encoding DUF1852 domain-containing protein codes for MKANIQEDLRNKNQDIENTQNTIQNDFVFTLKSTCLDENYHPSSKTRLTTNFANLARGANRQQNLRNALNMINNRFNALAHLDNPKGDRYHVELEILTVTMSIDDKNGSNDLPMIEVLKTNIIDRKTGQQIEGVAGNNYSSYVRDYDFSILLIEHNKNKSVFSIPENFGDLHGKLYKCFVNSTTYKEYFKMSPIICLSVSSNKTYTRTEYQHPVLGFEYLQNEYSLTDEYFSKMGLKVRFFMPPNSAAPMAFYHSGDLLADYTDLGLISSISTMETFQKIYRPEIYNANSVAGKIYQPSLKHEDYSLTRVVYDREERSRLAVEQGKYAEEHFIKPYKNVLEQWSANFTL; via the coding sequence ACAAGAAGATTTAAGAAACAAAAATCAGGATATTGAAAACACCCAGAATACAATCCAAAATGATTTTGTGTTCACGCTAAAAAGTACTTGTTTAGATGAAAATTATCACCCTTCAAGTAAAACGCGTCTGACAACCAATTTTGCCAACTTGGCAAGAGGAGCTAATCGCCAGCAAAACTTGCGTAATGCCTTAAATATGATTAACAATCGATTCAATGCATTGGCTCATTTGGATAATCCAAAAGGGGATCGTTACCATGTGGAACTTGAAATTCTCACAGTAACGATGAGTATTGATGATAAGAATGGCAGTAACGATCTACCGATGATTGAAGTTTTAAAAACGAATATTATTGACCGTAAGACTGGCCAGCAAATCGAAGGAGTTGCCGGAAATAATTATTCCTCGTATGTTCGGGATTATGATTTCAGTATTTTATTGATCGAGCATAATAAAAATAAATCTGTTTTTTCTATTCCTGAAAATTTTGGTGATTTGCACGGAAAACTTTATAAGTGCTTCGTTAATTCAACTACTTATAAAGAGTACTTTAAAATGTCACCGATCATTTGTTTAAGTGTATCGAGCAACAAAACGTATACCCGCACTGAATATCAGCATCCGGTTTTGGGTTTTGAATATCTGCAGAACGAGTATTCTCTCACTGATGAATATTTTTCTAAAATGGGTTTAAAAGTTCGTTTTTTCATGCCTCCGAACAGTGCGGCACCAATGGCTTTTTACCATTCCGGAGATCTGCTAGCTGATTATACTGATCTTGGATTAATCAGCTCAATCAGTACGATGGAGACTTTCCAGAAGATTTATCGCCCTGAAATTTACAATGCAAATTCAGTGGCTGGGAAAATCTATCAACCTAGTCTTAAACACGAAGATTATTCGCTGACTCGTGTAGTTTATGACCGCGAAGAGCGAAGCCGACTGGCTGTTGAACAAGGCAAATATGCAGAAGAGCATTTTATTAAACCTTATAAAAATGTTCTGGAGCAGTGGTCTGCTAATTTTACCCTTTAA